One genomic region from Campylobacter sp. RM5004 encodes:
- a CDS encoding sodium:alanine symporter family protein, translating to MDFHSFIEQINGVLVAYVLVFALVGIGLIFTIYLGLPQFRYFKEGLNASFGDLFKKGKNKNSGITALQAMMISISAQVGTGNIIGVATAINLGGAGAIFWMWASAFLGMATILAEGVLAQRYKVWQNGHYIGGPAFYIKLGLKKKLGAKFCNFLAGFFAIAIIIALGCAGQMTQSNSISGSIHQAFGVDLKITGAITAIIAGFVVIGGVKRIARFAELVVPFMAIFYVLVAVYILITFHENIGNVFSMIFKQAFGLEAVAGGAVGIGIKEAIRYGVARGLFANEAGMGSTPHAHASATTKNSVSQGFVAMLAVFIDTAFICTATALIILLSGADLSLSGIELTTSAFSIAFGSIGVKLLAICLVFFAFTTIIGWYYFAQINVQYLFSNKALPIFKVVFVLCIFIGAMLKLDLVWSISDLCNTLMVLPNVLALFLLAPIVKKELVKFNESKKK from the coding sequence ATGGATTTTCACAGTTTTATTGAACAAATAAACGGCGTTTTAGTTGCCTATGTGCTAGTATTTGCTCTTGTTGGAATAGGGCTGATTTTTACAATTTATCTTGGCTTACCACAATTTCGCTATTTTAAAGAAGGTCTTAATGCAAGTTTTGGCGATTTATTTAAAAAGGGCAAAAACAAAAACTCAGGTATTACAGCTCTTCAAGCTATGATGATTTCAATCTCAGCTCAAGTTGGAACAGGAAATATCATAGGCGTTGCTACTGCTATTAATTTAGGTGGTGCTGGGGCTATTTTTTGGATGTGGGCTAGTGCATTTTTAGGAATGGCTACTATTTTAGCTGAAGGTGTTTTAGCACAACGCTATAAAGTATGGCAAAATGGACATTATATAGGTGGTCCTGCGTTTTATATAAAGCTTGGTCTTAAAAAGAAATTAGGCGCTAAATTTTGCAATTTTTTAGCAGGATTTTTCGCTATTGCAATCATTATTGCTCTAGGTTGTGCAGGTCAAATGACACAAAGCAATTCAATTTCAGGCTCAATTCATCAAGCATTTGGAGTAGATTTAAAAATTACAGGAGCAATTACAGCAATTATTGCAGGGTTTGTGGTAATTGGTGGGGTTAAGAGAATTGCTAGATTTGCTGAACTTGTAGTGCCTTTTATGGCTATATTTTATGTTTTAGTTGCAGTATATATTTTAATAACATTTCACGAAAATATTGGTAATGTATTTTCTATGATTTTTAAGCAAGCTTTTGGACTTGAAGCAGTAGCTGGTGGTGCTGTTGGAATTGGAATAAAAGAAGCTATTAGATATGGAGTTGCTAGAGGGCTTTTTGCTAATGAAGCAGGTATGGGAAGCACTCCACACGCACATGCAAGCGCAACTACTAAAAACTCTGTTTCTCAAGGTTTTGTTGCTATGCTTGCAGTATTTATTGACACTGCATTTATTTGCACAGCAACTGCTCTTATAATCTTACTTAGCGGTGCTGATTTAAGCTTAAGCGGAATTGAGCTTACAACTTCTGCATTTAGCATAGCTTTTGGAAGTATTGGTGTAAAACTTCTTGCAATCTGCCTTGTGTTTTTTGCATTTACAACTATTATTGGCTGGTATTATTTCGCACAAATTAATGTGCAATATCTATTCTCAAACAAAGCTTTGCCTATATTTAAGGTAGTATTTGTTTTATGTATTTTTATAGGTGCAATGCTTAAGCTTGATTTAGTTTGGAGTATTTCTGATTTATGTAATACTTTAATGGTATTACCGAATGTTTTAGCATTATTTTTATTAGCTCCTATTGTAAAAAAAGAATTAGTAAAATTTAACGAAAGTAAGAAAAAATAA